In Paenibacillus sp. J23TS9, a single genomic region encodes these proteins:
- a CDS encoding pyridoxamine 5'-phosphate oxidase family protein: MSVFKDIIQSEEELEQLAGKPGELANNKVIAALDHNCRQFIALSPLVFISTSGAGGECDCSPRGDAPGFAYILDDQHLILPERPGNRRYDSLRNLLINPHIGLIFVIPGLEETLRINGRGYVIRDKDLMERMSAQGKVPAAGIGIEVEECYIHCAKALKRSKLWQPDSWPSRESLPDPASIIAEHAGRLRLSTREVRASLTESYEKRLY, encoded by the coding sequence ATGAGTGTATTTAAGGATATCATACAATCTGAAGAGGAATTGGAGCAGCTAGCTGGCAAACCGGGGGAGCTGGCCAACAATAAAGTTATCGCTGCTTTGGATCATAACTGCCGGCAGTTTATAGCCCTGTCGCCTTTGGTCTTTATTTCAACGAGCGGTGCAGGCGGTGAATGCGATTGTTCTCCACGTGGCGATGCCCCAGGTTTTGCGTACATATTGGATGATCAGCATCTCATACTTCCGGAACGTCCGGGCAACCGTAGATATGATTCGCTCCGCAATCTTCTCATCAATCCGCATATTGGTCTCATTTTCGTCATCCCGGGCCTGGAAGAGACGCTGCGAATCAATGGGAGAGGATATGTGATCCGTGATAAGGATCTGATGGAGCGAATGTCCGCACAAGGAAAAGTACCTGCTGCGGGTATTGGTATAGAAGTTGAGGAATGTTACATTCACTGTGCCAAGGCATTGAAAAGATCCAAGTTGTGGCAGCCGGATAGCTGGCCTTCCAGAGAATCGCTTCCGGATCCCGCCTCCATCATCGCGGAACATGCCGGCAGACTCCGTCTTTCCACCCGCGAAGTAAGGGCGTCATTGACAGAGAGTTATGAAAAGCGGCTTTATTAA
- a CDS encoding MerR family transcriptional regulator: MMVKEVAELAGISVRTLHHYDEIGLLCPSQTTEAGYRIYSDEDLTLLQQILFFRELDFPLKQIREIVSRPDFKRQEVMELHHKLLLEKRVRLERMIETLEKTMKHEKGEIRMTNQDKFAGFDFSSNPYEQEARERWGDKAVDDSNDRLNKMSKKEQGQLGEEMNAIYRKLAQLRHGSPASDEAQQATGEWFQMLNRMGNYSLEAFKGLGQMYVDDKRFTRNIDQFGEGLAAFMRDAMAEYADSRRV; the protein is encoded by the coding sequence ATGATGGTTAAGGAAGTCGCGGAGCTTGCTGGAATCAGCGTACGTACGCTTCATCACTACGATGAGATCGGCCTGCTGTGTCCTAGCCAGACGACAGAAGCCGGTTACCGGATTTATTCGGATGAGGATTTGACGCTGCTGCAGCAGATTCTATTCTTCCGGGAACTGGATTTCCCACTGAAGCAAATTCGTGAAATCGTCAGCCGACCGGATTTTAAAAGGCAGGAAGTGATGGAGCTTCACCATAAGCTGCTGCTGGAAAAGCGCGTCCGGCTGGAGCGGATGATCGAAACCTTGGAGAAGACGATGAAGCATGAAAAAGGAGAGATCAGAATGACGAACCAGGACAAATTCGCTGGCTTTGATTTTAGCAGCAACCCCTATGAACAGGAAGCCAGAGAACGTTGGGGGGACAAAGCAGTGGACGATTCCAATGATAGATTGAACAAGATGTCCAAAAAAGAACAAGGGCAGCTGGGAGAAGAGATGAATGCTATTTATCGGAAGCTTGCGCAGCTCCGGCATGGTTCTCCGGCTTCGGATGAGGCGCAGCAAGCGACAGGCGAGTGGTTTCAAATGCTGAACCGGATGGGGAATTATTCACTTGAAGCCTTTAAAGGGTTGGGTCAAATGTATGTGGATGATAAGCGTTTTACACGGAATATTGATCAGTTCGGAGAAGGTCTCGCTGCATTCATGCGCGATGCCATGGCCGAATATGCGGACAGCCGCAGAGTCTAA
- the pepT gene encoding peptidase T: MKQEIMDRFISYARIETQSNEDSPSCPSTPGQLTLARKLVEELNVIGMQEVTMDENGYVMATLPSNTDRDVPTIGFLAHVDTATDFTGAGVNPQIVENYDGGDLVLNSGLKVVLSPKQFPELPEYKGHTLITTDGTTLLGADDKAGIAEIMTAMAYLIAHPEIKHGKIRVAFTPDEEIGRGPEKFDVKAFDATFAYTMDGGPLGELEYESFNAAKASITINGTNVHPGTAKNKMVNSVKIAMELNGMLPAEQAPEHTDGYDGFYHLMSQNGDTERTRMEYIIRDFDKAEFENKKQNMKRIVQELQAKYGEERIVLEMRDQYYNMKEKIEPVKEIVDIAYAAMESLGIKPIVKPIRGGTDGSQLSYMGLPTPNIFTGGENYHGKFEYISVDNMLKSVQVIVEIVQRFEQRGA; this comes from the coding sequence ATGAAACAGGAAATCATGGATCGCTTTATTTCCTATGCCAGAATTGAAACACAATCGAATGAGGACAGTCCCTCATGTCCTTCTACACCGGGCCAGTTAACACTGGCACGAAAGCTGGTTGAAGAGCTTAACGTGATCGGCATGCAGGAAGTCACCATGGATGAAAACGGTTATGTCATGGCAACACTGCCGTCTAATACAGACCGAGATGTGCCAACCATCGGCTTCCTTGCCCATGTGGACACCGCTACGGACTTCACGGGAGCAGGAGTTAACCCGCAAATCGTGGAAAATTATGATGGCGGTGACCTTGTCCTTAATTCCGGACTCAAGGTTGTGCTGTCTCCCAAGCAATTCCCCGAGCTGCCTGAATATAAAGGCCATACGCTGATTACGACCGACGGAACCACGCTGCTTGGAGCCGATGACAAAGCCGGCATCGCCGAAATCATGACAGCCATGGCCTACCTGATTGCTCATCCGGAAATTAAACATGGAAAAATCCGTGTGGCATTTACTCCCGATGAAGAAATCGGCAGAGGCCCTGAGAAATTTGATGTAAAAGCATTCGATGCCACCTTCGCTTACACCATGGACGGAGGGCCTCTTGGGGAACTGGAATATGAAAGCTTCAACGCAGCCAAAGCCAGCATTACGATTAACGGCACGAATGTCCATCCCGGTACAGCTAAAAACAAAATGGTCAATTCCGTTAAAATCGCCATGGAGCTGAACGGCATGCTTCCAGCTGAGCAGGCACCTGAGCATACGGATGGTTATGATGGTTTCTACCACCTCATGAGCCAAAATGGTGACACTGAACGCACAAGAATGGAATATATCATCCGTGATTTTGATAAAGCGGAATTCGAGAACAAGAAGCAAAACATGAAACGTATCGTACAGGAGCTCCAGGCCAAATACGGAGAAGAGCGGATTGTGCTGGAGATGCGTGACCAATATTATAATATGAAAGAAAAAATCGAGCCTGTGAAAGAAATTGTAGATATCGCGTATGCTGCCATGGAAAGCCTGGGAATCAAGCCGATCGTCAAGCCGATCCGCGGCGGCACAGATGGTTCACAGCTCTCCTATATGGGCCTGCCAACACCTAACATCTTTACTGGGGGCGAGAACTACCACGGTAAATTTGAATACATTTCGGTGGATAATATGCTGAAGTCGGTGCAGGTCATCGTGGAAATCGTTCAACGCTTTGAGCAGCGCGGCGCATGA
- a CDS encoding class I SAM-dependent methyltransferase, producing the protein MNNLPEGNRQSNIERFSGYEDTYDRYRPSAPQEVVNILTGYLQQKPGLVLDIGCGTGLSTFIWGNHAHNIVGVEPNDDMRGKAEAKLNSLHLQEADGSIRFMSGYSNQLEFPDGAADLITCSQSFHWMEPVSTLAEVARVLRPGGVFAAYDCDWPPTASWQSEKAYVELLGNADKLLQERQDQQDQALKRNKESHLSNILHSGSFRYAREIVFHNRELCDGERYIGLALSQGGIQSVLKLGLPDLDEEIHRFKELVKEHFQDRKLEVLFSYRMRIGIK; encoded by the coding sequence ATGAACAATCTCCCTGAGGGCAACCGCCAAAGCAATATTGAGCGCTTCTCCGGCTATGAGGATACCTATGACCGGTACCGGCCCAGTGCACCACAAGAAGTTGTAAATATTCTGACTGGCTATCTCCAGCAGAAACCTGGCCTGGTCCTGGATATCGGCTGCGGCACTGGCCTTTCCACATTTATCTGGGGGAACCATGCGCACAACATCGTTGGTGTGGAGCCTAATGACGATATGCGTGGTAAAGCCGAAGCCAAGCTGAACTCGCTGCATCTTCAAGAAGCTGATGGCAGCATCCGCTTCATGAGCGGTTATTCCAACCAGCTTGAATTTCCGGATGGAGCCGCTGATTTGATTACCTGTTCCCAATCCTTCCACTGGATGGAGCCGGTCAGTACACTGGCCGAGGTGGCCCGAGTTCTGAGGCCGGGTGGCGTCTTCGCCGCATATGACTGCGATTGGCCGCCAACCGCTTCATGGCAGTCCGAGAAAGCTTATGTAGAGCTTCTCGGCAATGCTGACAAGCTGCTCCAAGAGCGTCAGGATCAACAGGATCAAGCTCTGAAACGGAACAAGGAATCGCATCTGTCCAACATCCTTCACAGCGGATCTTTCCGCTATGCTCGGGAAATCGTTTTTCATAACCGGGAGCTTTGTGACGGAGAACGATACATCGGTCTTGCGCTAAGCCAAGGAGGTATCCAGTCCGTGTTGAAGCTTGGGTTACCCGATCTTGACGAAGAAATTCATCGGTTCAAAGAGCTGGTTAAGGAGCATTTCCAGGACCGTAAGCTTGAAGTGCTGTTCAGCTACAGGATGAGAATCGGGATCAAATAA